In the Pyrolobus fumarii 1A genome, one interval contains:
- a CDS encoding protein kinase domain-containing protein, which yields MFRIATTIEDASKHLADPLVQLDITMNSRTYVYHKRISGREELEKIILDVSKKLQSNACLSVVVSNKAGEGRLLVCGDAVIGAVFRDGKSGVVLTGERAYIRILEVVTQQDSIVDIMAVERDKLPADIRSLVERARVAAIPAGRPPMVWIGSVLYGFKVERIIGEGGISYVLEGIGANGRFALKILRERSRFGSPLAVGNRGAIESFARMATAMMKMTFASRGVVEAALEERGVTEGLRDKVRLLTGFADNIIRVYGVYIPREEYRNLDEYVKTPPVVVMEYVDGVTLDRIEANVSPFEARKIVYEVAGALALAHTLGFGHFDVKPQNVMVVRVSGFLKAKVFDFTALPIDRRRPPALEEITPEYADPYSLLHGARAYPSYDVYSLGLMAYRLFYKRRPYARLALNYVVLKRVVPKLAESMGRVLPPEAQEYTRKFERLAASMHDPDSFLRAAEELLEAIEPLGPPPGQPENIVDILRKMLALTPERRYRDAIELLKDLGSLFGVTF from the coding sequence ATGTTCAGAATTGCGACCACGATTGAGGATGCTAGCAAACATCTTGCAGATCCGCTGGTACAGCTAGACATAACAATGAATTCTAGAACGTATGTTTACCATAAGAGGATTAGCGGTCGCGAAGAGCTTGAGAAGATAATTTTAGATGTTTCGAAGAAGCTCCAATCTAACGCTTGTCTATCTGTTGTCGTCTCTAACAAGGCAGGTGAAGGAAGGCTACTTGTTTGCGGTGACGCAGTGATAGGTGCAGTGTTTAGGGATGGCAAGAGCGGTGTAGTGCTGACAGGTGAGCGTGCGTACATTCGCATACTTGAGGTGGTTACGCAACAGGATAGTATAGTAGATATTATGGCTGTTGAGCGCGATAAGCTACCCGCTGATATAAGATCTCTCGTTGAGCGTGCGCGTGTTGCGGCTATACCTGCCGGTAGGCCACCGATGGTGTGGATTGGGAGCGTACTCTACGGTTTCAAGGTGGAGCGGATCATAGGAGAGGGTGGGATATCTTACGTTCTTGAAGGCATCGGTGCCAATGGAAGATTTGCCCTTAAGATTCTGAGGGAGAGGAGCAGGTTCGGCTCGCCGCTTGCTGTGGGCAACCGTGGAGCTATTGAGAGCTTTGCTAGAATGGCGACTGCAATGATGAAGATGACGTTTGCTAGCCGGGGTGTGGTGGAGGCTGCTCTGGAGGAGAGGGGTGTAACCGAGGGGCTCCGTGATAAGGTGAGGCTGTTAACGGGCTTTGCTGATAATATAATACGTGTGTATGGTGTATACATTCCTCGCGAAGAGTACCGCAATCTTGACGAGTATGTTAAGACGCCGCCCGTTGTTGTCATGGAGTATGTTGATGGGGTGACACTTGACCGTATTGAGGCTAATGTTAGCCCCTTTGAAGCTAGGAAAATAGTCTACGAGGTTGCTGGTGCTCTTGCATTGGCTCATACGCTAGGTTTCGGCCACTTTGATGTAAAGCCTCAGAACGTTATGGTTGTTCGTGTCAGTGGATTTCTAAAAGCCAAAGTATTCGACTTTACGGCGCTCCCAATAGACCGTAGGAGGCCGCCTGCGCTCGAGGAGATAACTCCGGAGTATGCGGATCCATATTCGCTCCTTCATGGTGCGCGTGCATATCCCAGCTACGATGTGTATAGTCTAGGCTTGATGGCATACAGGTTGTTCTACAAGAGGAGGCCATATGCGAGGCTGGCGCTTAACTATGTGGTGTTGAAGAGAGTTGTGCCAAAGCTGGCAGAGAGCATGGGGAGGGTGTTGCCTCCCGAAGCGCAAGAATACACGAGAAAGTTTGAGAGGCTTGCGGCTAGCATGCATGACCCAGACTCGTTCTTGCGCGCGGCGGAGGAGTTGTTAGAGGCGATTGAGCCGTTGGGGCCTCCACCCGGACAACCAGAGAATATAGTTGACATTCTCCGCAAGATGCTTGCTCTCACACCAGAGAGAAGATATCGTGATGCTATCGAGTTGTTGAAAGACTTAGGGTCTTTATTCGGCGTCACCTTCTGA
- a CDS encoding ABC transporter permease: protein MAWHVLREVLHSWSGKVAIALLLIQLALAVYVVVFTDYAKLSRLYLDENAWIGRYPLHVPPCWAVSKHAQEVELVLDTSSAEPFNITIKRLKKYTVYNITWIGELKYEGDAPPSDTLMLLVVNRSGTLRGFKLGLVIERPDGLRIPLLYRVPVPQESVVVIGVDRETPQLLSTVQPESPLYKVIMDSVASVFEAGNATRMKLVEMGLGQILWIGRDFEPVRGVYKIKLSVFFVAKGEADLQHDMHVYFVLRTLGNCYGLMGTDSVGRPIELGILVGLPWSFVISIYVSFLSVMIGGLYGIAAGLARGWKGELLMRIVDVVYSIPILPILIVVIMATKSYSIWLIMTVMIAFLWSMPVVVVRSMTLQIREQPYIETAKAIGVGTLRIIFRYVLPQVMPYLVTLMVLGIPDPILTEAALAFLGLSDPTVPTWGKMLEWAWNEHAVINGWWWSFIFPGLALTVFCATFLLLGRALEPIVAPKIRR, encoded by the coding sequence ATGGCGTGGCACGTGTTGCGTGAGGTGCTGCACTCTTGGAGTGGCAAAGTGGCGATAGCATTGCTGCTCATACAATTAGCGTTAGCTGTGTATGTAGTGGTGTTCACAGACTATGCGAAGCTCTCGAGGCTGTATTTGGATGAGAATGCGTGGATTGGTAGGTATCCTCTTCATGTGCCGCCGTGCTGGGCTGTGTCGAAGCACGCGCAGGAGGTAGAGTTGGTGCTCGATACTAGCAGTGCAGAACCGTTCAACATTACCATTAAGCGCCTAAAGAAGTATACTGTGTACAATATCACGTGGATTGGCGAGCTAAAGTATGAGGGTGATGCGCCGCCAAGCGACACGCTCATGCTACTGGTGGTGAATAGAAGCGGAACATTGCGTGGCTTCAAACTCGGCCTTGTAATAGAGAGGCCGGATGGGCTGCGAATACCGCTGCTATACAGGGTGCCGGTGCCGCAAGAGAGCGTAGTGGTCATCGGTGTGGATCGTGAGACGCCACAGCTACTGTCAACAGTGCAGCCAGAATCGCCTCTATACAAGGTGATAATGGACAGTGTTGCCAGCGTATTCGAGGCTGGCAACGCGACGAGAATGAAGCTTGTCGAGATGGGGCTAGGCCAGATACTATGGATAGGTAGAGACTTTGAGCCGGTACGTGGAGTGTACAAGATCAAGCTAAGCGTGTTCTTCGTGGCAAAGGGAGAGGCGGATCTGCAGCATGATATGCACGTATATTTCGTGCTTAGGACTCTCGGTAATTGCTATGGGCTGATGGGGACCGATAGCGTAGGCAGGCCGATAGAGCTAGGTATACTAGTGGGGCTCCCCTGGTCCTTCGTCATAAGCATTTACGTGTCCTTCCTATCAGTGATGATCGGCGGCCTATACGGTATAGCTGCAGGGTTAGCGAGGGGTTGGAAAGGCGAGCTGCTTATGAGGATTGTAGATGTAGTCTACTCTATACCGATCCTACCAATACTAATAGTTGTCATAATGGCTACAAAAAGCTACTCGATATGGCTTATAATGACGGTCATGATCGCCTTTCTGTGGAGCATGCCGGTGGTCGTTGTTAGGAGTATGACATTGCAGATAAGAGAGCAACCATATATCGAAACAGCTAAAGCCATAGGTGTTGGCACGCTCAGAATAATCTTCCGTTATGTACTGCCACAAGTGATGCCATACCTGGTGACGTTAATGGTGCTAGGTATCCCTGACCCAATCCTAACAGAGGCTGCACTAGCATTCCTAGGTTTGAGCGACCCCACGGTACCCACGTGGGGTAAGATGCTAGAATGGGCGTGGAACGAGCACGCAGTGATCAACGGATGGTGGTGGAGCTTCATCTTCCCAGGTCTTGCCCTCACTGTGTTCTGTGCGACATTCCTGCTACTTGGTAGAGCGCTGGAGCCAATCGTTGCCCCAAAGATAAGGCGGTAA
- a CDS encoding metal-dependent hydrolase: MLRIRWFGHAAFEITDGNLRILVDPWLSNPLSPIKPSEYNERIDLIVLTHAHDDHIGDSVELLRRNSEAKLAAIYELALHMQTRVGETGEASDRFVGGNIGGPMRIPGIGERVALTPAVHSSPVGAPTGALLFTSEGVVYHAGDTGIFAEMQLIGELYEPLVALLPIGGHFTMDEVQAAKAVELLKPKYVIPMHYNTFPVIQADPEKFRKLVEERVPGTKVVILKPGETLSLG, from the coding sequence ATGCTACGCATACGCTGGTTTGGCCACGCAGCGTTTGAGATTACAGATGGCAATTTGAGGATACTTGTGGACCCATGGCTATCGAACCCGCTCTCGCCCATCAAACCAAGCGAGTATAACGAGCGCATTGACCTCATAGTGCTCACACACGCTCACGACGACCATATCGGTGATAGCGTTGAGCTTCTAAGGAGGAATAGTGAGGCAAAGCTTGCCGCCATTTACGAGCTAGCGCTTCACATGCAAACAAGGGTTGGCGAGACCGGAGAGGCTAGTGACAGGTTCGTTGGCGGCAACATAGGTGGACCTATGAGGATACCGGGTATCGGAGAGCGTGTAGCACTCACACCAGCTGTTCACAGTTCGCCCGTCGGTGCACCAACCGGTGCTCTCTTATTCACAAGCGAGGGTGTAGTGTATCACGCAGGCGACACTGGGATATTTGCCGAGATGCAGCTAATCGGCGAGCTCTACGAGCCTCTGGTAGCGCTCCTGCCGATAGGCGGTCACTTCACCATGGATGAGGTACAGGCTGCTAAGGCTGTAGAGCTACTCAAACCCAAGTACGTGATCCCAATGCACTACAACACATTCCCGGTGATTCAAGCCGATCCTGAGAAGTTCAGAAAGCTTGTTGAGGAGAGAGTGCCTGGCACTAAAGTGGTCATACTGAAACCAGGGGAGACTCTAAGCCTTGGCTAG
- a CDS encoding restriction endonuclease translates to MARSGEKRWRSSERIALHVLEEMGYRILETHKRIIIDGVEVAEVDAIVEAPSGEKYAVEIKAGRIDVTTLRQAYVNALLLDAKPMVVARGFADEAAEKLAEKLGVETVILSDSFLVDADELEEIVKEALASTIEDVIAALSRVSSLRPRDVELLRAIADSETLEELAKRLGVGIRDAARMLAEARRAGVVPRSLRSYAAIRGYARLALALLRLSALVDTLESSVERLERIASTLG, encoded by the coding sequence TTGGCTAGGAGTGGAGAAAAGCGCTGGAGGAGTAGCGAACGCATAGCCCTCCATGTTCTAGAAGAGATGGGTTACCGTATCCTCGAGACACATAAACGTATAATCATTGATGGTGTTGAGGTAGCCGAGGTTGATGCTATAGTAGAGGCTCCTAGTGGTGAGAAGTACGCGGTGGAAATCAAGGCTGGGAGAATCGACGTGACTACCCTACGCCAAGCCTATGTGAATGCGCTACTTTTGGACGCAAAACCCATGGTTGTTGCGAGAGGGTTCGCTGACGAGGCTGCTGAAAAGCTGGCCGAGAAGCTCGGAGTAGAGACGGTAATTCTCTCTGATTCGTTCCTAGTCGATGCTGACGAGCTTGAAGAGATTGTTAAGGAGGCACTTGCATCCACAATAGAGGATGTAATCGCGGCTCTTTCGCGGGTATCCAGCCTGCGCCCACGTGATGTTGAACTATTGAGGGCTATAGCGGATTCTGAGACACTGGAAGAGCTTGCTAAACGCCTGGGTGTAGGCATTAGAGATGCGGCGAGGATGCTGGCGGAGGCTAGAAGGGCGGGTGTCGTTCCACGTAGCCTTAGGAGCTATGCCGCTATTAGAGGGTATGCGAGGCTCGCCCTTGCATTACTAAGGTTGTCTGCACTCGTAGACACGCTAGAGTCTAGTGTAGAGAGGCTTGAACGAATAGCATCCACACTGGGGTAG
- a CDS encoding 5-formyltetrahydrofolate cyclo-ligase, which produces MDNPKEVKRRIRERIWKLLEEKGVAAFPRPVYGRIPNFVGAERAAERLFETPEWRKARIVKVNPDAPQRLVRLRALQEAKLLIMATPRMREGFLLLDPRLIPPRYYAEASTIRGAFRWGRRLTLDELARLKIDLIVTGSVAVDREGNRVGKGEGYAELEYAVLREIGAVTPETPVATTVHDLQIVDSIPREPYDLTVDIIATPTRLHRVEPKPPKPQGILWNRLPDEKLREIPLLRELKEKLRR; this is translated from the coding sequence TTGGACAACCCGAAGGAGGTTAAGCGAAGGATTAGGGAGCGAATATGGAAACTTCTGGAGGAAAAGGGTGTAGCTGCCTTCCCTCGACCGGTCTACGGGCGCATACCTAACTTTGTGGGTGCCGAGAGAGCCGCAGAGAGGCTGTTCGAGACGCCCGAGTGGAGAAAAGCGAGGATAGTGAAGGTGAACCCGGATGCACCTCAAAGACTTGTACGGCTACGTGCTCTCCAAGAGGCCAAGTTGTTGATAATGGCTACTCCGAGGATGAGAGAGGGGTTCCTCCTCCTAGACCCGAGGCTGATACCACCTAGGTATTATGCCGAGGCATCAACGATACGCGGAGCGTTCCGCTGGGGACGCCGTCTAACGCTAGACGAGCTGGCAAGGCTAAAGATAGACCTGATTGTAACGGGCTCAGTAGCTGTTGATAGAGAGGGTAACAGGGTGGGAAAGGGCGAAGGCTACGCCGAGCTGGAGTACGCTGTGTTAAGAGAGATAGGTGCCGTTACACCAGAGACTCCTGTTGCAACAACAGTCCACGACCTACAGATAGTCGACTCTATACCACGCGAGCCCTACGACCTCACGGTAGATATCATAGCGACGCCAACTAGATTGCACCGTGTCGAGCCCAAGCCGCCTAAACCGCAGGGCATACTATGGAATAGGCTTCCCGATGAGAAGCTTCGCGAGATACCACTGCTTCGCGAGCTGAAGGAGAAGCTCAGAAGGTGA
- a CDS encoding FHA domain-containing protein — protein sequence MTSLTLEVVKSPFNQPVSVWKLQPEKGEYIIGRSPTNDIVIVDPYASRKHAKIFYRDGKWFIEDLGSTNGTVVDGEPVEDKPVELKDGSEIVIGLTVLRVKYEEEEE from the coding sequence GTGACGTCTCTCACGCTAGAGGTTGTGAAATCACCCTTTAATCAACCCGTGAGTGTATGGAAACTCCAACCGGAAAAGGGCGAGTATATAATCGGTCGAAGTCCCACCAATGACATCGTTATCGTAGACCCTTATGCTTCGAGAAAACACGCGAAGATATTCTACCGTGATGGTAAGTGGTTCATCGAGGATCTAGGAAGCACTAATGGAACCGTGGTTGACGGCGAACCTGTTGAAGACAAACCCGTGGAACTAAAGGACGGCTCGGAGATAGTCATAGGTTTAACTGTACTCCGTGTGAAGTACGAGGAAGAGGAGGAGTAA
- a CDS encoding ABC transporter permease, which produces MRWLVTKALTIPIVLFVVVSILVALTTPILDQIMMKSIEVEIRRAIFTNPQYANVPMEIKLQMAERMKEELIKALGLDQPWYVKMIKYTFSLLTFQPIYARVLTTRIINPGSPDAYLIVLERIPFTVYLFTTSSILTMALAIPLGLLAARRPGGIIDRMISTWSIFSISMPWWWVAMVMIWVFAYQLRIFPGPEYQTDWTNPVSVAYRAALPVLTITLTSTGVVAYRIRSILLDILTEDFVMTERAKGVPERMLLFKHVLRVAAPPIVTMVLLTIVLSIVSGAILTEAVFNWFGLGTLYWEAVVSNDIPVILVLTYISTLLYLITRFVLDILYTILDPRIRRA; this is translated from the coding sequence ATGCGATGGTTGGTCACGAAGGCGTTAACGATACCAATTGTATTGTTTGTTGTTGTGTCGATCCTTGTGGCGTTGACAACGCCAATTCTCGACCAGATAATGATGAAGAGTATTGAAGTCGAGATTAGGAGAGCTATATTCACGAACCCGCAGTATGCCAACGTACCTATGGAAATCAAGCTCCAGATGGCGGAGAGAATGAAGGAGGAGCTGATCAAAGCACTTGGTCTCGACCAGCCTTGGTATGTAAAGATGATAAAGTATACGTTTAGCTTGTTAACCTTCCAACCTATTTATGCTAGGGTCCTCACAACTAGGATAATAAACCCTGGTAGCCCCGACGCGTACCTCATAGTTCTTGAAAGGATACCATTCACAGTGTACCTGTTCACCACGTCCAGCATATTGACGATGGCACTTGCCATACCACTTGGCCTGCTTGCTGCAAGGCGGCCGGGCGGCATCATTGATAGGATGATATCGACGTGGTCGATATTCAGTATTAGCATGCCCTGGTGGTGGGTGGCAATGGTGATGATATGGGTGTTTGCTTACCAGCTTCGCATATTCCCTGGCCCGGAGTATCAGACGGACTGGACCAATCCAGTTAGCGTAGCGTATCGTGCAGCCTTACCGGTGTTGACGATAACCCTGACATCCACGGGCGTCGTGGCATACCGCATAAGAAGTATACTGCTAGATATACTGACTGAAGACTTTGTTATGACAGAGAGAGCGAAGGGTGTGCCAGAGCGTATGCTCCTCTTCAAGCACGTATTGCGTGTAGCCGCGCCACCAATAGTAACGATGGTTCTGCTAACCATCGTCCTGAGTATTGTGAGTGGTGCGATACTCACGGAGGCCGTGTTCAACTGGTTCGGCCTGGGTACGCTTTACTGGGAGGCAGTCGTCTCGAACGACATACCAGTTATCCTCGTCCTCACGTACATATCGACATTGCTCTACCTGATTACGAGGTTCGTGCTAGATATACTCTATACAATACTTGACCCGAGGATTAGGCGCGCGTAG
- a CDS encoding DUF1512 domain-containing protein, with the protein MQAGGGTGSTDIITMISQLIFTIVFLMMFLGVNQRIQVALWARDVRGKLAILRSYVDDAISRAVEYLRSAGVRDPHSLVSRVSRYFIVHPVDIEPVDIIRRLERVLRTKDETIRSWVLDALPPEKRGDETLVNNVETLVGIAGALDTLYRLVRHLFILSLRYNNWALMMQLVLVMPMLLRVARSYRDAAQVVSEGRPIGDGAGPLAAFLLAKKLGVSPEGEAAHNTVYYRAVLDEREVYIIKAKGPGSTVGRPGEAVENIAKRVGDKLAAIITIDAVLKLEGEETGEVAIGAGVAMGDPGPEKIKIERIASRLRIPLHAIGIKMSIEEAITGMRKEIADAASRAAKIVEDIVKSVERGKAVIVVGVGNTVGIGQ; encoded by the coding sequence ATGCAGGCGGGTGGCGGCACGGGCTCAACAGACATCATAACAATGATATCGCAGTTGATATTCACTATAGTGTTTCTCATGATGTTTCTGGGCGTCAATCAACGTATCCAAGTTGCTCTGTGGGCTCGTGATGTACGTGGTAAACTGGCTATCCTACGATCCTACGTTGACGATGCTATTTCAAGAGCGGTTGAGTACCTACGCTCGGCTGGGGTTAGAGACCCGCATAGCCTCGTATCAAGAGTTTCGAGATACTTCATAGTGCATCCGGTTGATATCGAACCAGTGGATATCATCAGAAGGCTTGAGAGGGTGTTGCGCACTAAGGACGAGACCATACGCTCATGGGTGCTTGATGCACTGCCTCCAGAGAAACGCGGCGACGAGACGCTTGTGAACAACGTGGAGACTCTCGTTGGTATAGCAGGTGCCCTCGACACTCTATACAGGCTAGTGAGGCATCTCTTCATACTGAGCCTACGCTACAACAACTGGGCACTAATGATGCAGCTGGTTCTTGTAATGCCAATGTTATTGCGCGTGGCGCGCAGCTATCGTGATGCCGCGCAAGTGGTGAGCGAGGGCAGGCCTATCGGCGACGGCGCTGGCCCGCTCGCAGCGTTCCTACTTGCCAAGAAGCTTGGTGTAAGCCCCGAAGGCGAGGCTGCACACAACACTGTGTACTATCGTGCCGTCCTAGATGAGCGCGAGGTGTACATAATCAAGGCCAAGGGGCCGGGCTCTACAGTGGGCAGGCCAGGCGAAGCTGTAGAGAACATAGCAAAGCGCGTTGGTGACAAACTCGCGGCGATAATAACTATCGATGCAGTCTTGAAACTTGAGGGAGAGGAGACGGGCGAGGTTGCGATAGGTGCTGGTGTAGCCATGGGTGACCCGGGCCCCGAAAAGATAAAAATTGAGAGAATAGCATCGAGACTGCGTATCCCTCTACACGCTATAGGCATAAAGATGTCCATAGAGGAGGCGATAACGGGCATGAGAAAAGAGATAGCAGACGCCGCCTCGAGAGCAGCAAAGATTGTAGAGGATATTGTGAAGAGTGTGGAGCGTGGTAAGGCGGTTATTGTAGTCGGTGTAGGGAACACTGTTGGTATAGGGCAATAG
- the map gene encoding type II methionyl aminopeptidase yields MDEEILRKYLEAGRIARIVLQETVKLVEPGARLLDICDYAERRTRELGGEPAFPCNISVNDVAAHYTPVIGDDATIPEDAIVKIDIGVHVDGYIADTAVTVDLSGKHEKLLEAAREALEAAIREVKPGVSFQTIGAVVERLIKSKGFKPIANLSGHSLGRYLVHAGESIPNVNEPLPGVFRPGNAYAIEPFATTGEGYVVEREPITIYSLNPERPSMRAMRLRQLEKRLLSEIATRFRTLPFTERWFDVEKYGGVEALRLALRKLWRARALIGYPMLVERSGGLVAQFEHTVLVLEDRIIVTTGGDEGEA; encoded by the coding sequence ATGGATGAGGAGATACTGCGTAAGTATCTTGAGGCCGGGCGCATCGCGAGAATAGTACTACAAGAGACTGTTAAGCTTGTAGAGCCGGGTGCACGACTGCTCGACATCTGTGATTATGCTGAGAGGAGGACTAGGGAGCTCGGAGGCGAGCCAGCATTCCCATGCAACATATCAGTTAACGATGTTGCCGCCCACTACACACCGGTAATAGGCGATGATGCGACTATCCCAGAGGATGCGATAGTAAAGATAGACATTGGAGTCCATGTTGACGGGTACATAGCTGACACTGCAGTGACGGTGGACCTTAGCGGTAAACACGAAAAGCTCCTAGAGGCGGCGCGTGAAGCTCTCGAAGCTGCCATAAGGGAGGTCAAGCCGGGCGTCAGTTTCCAGACTATAGGCGCTGTTGTCGAGCGTCTGATAAAGTCAAAGGGGTTCAAGCCTATAGCGAACCTCTCGGGGCACAGTCTTGGTAGGTACCTGGTGCACGCTGGCGAGAGCATCCCGAATGTTAACGAGCCACTTCCTGGTGTATTCCGTCCCGGGAACGCTTACGCGATTGAGCCGTTCGCGACTACCGGCGAGGGTTACGTAGTTGAAAGAGAACCGATAACAATATACTCCCTCAACCCCGAAAGGCCGTCGATGCGTGCAATGAGGCTTAGACAGTTGGAGAAGAGATTGTTGTCGGAGATTGCTACCAGATTCCGGACGCTACCCTTCACAGAGAGATGGTTCGACGTAGAGAAGTATGGAGGGGTCGAGGCTCTTAGGCTTGCATTGAGAAAGCTCTGGAGGGCACGTGCGCTCATAGGTTATCCTATGCTTGTCGAGAGGAGTGGCGGTCTAGTCGCGCAGTTTGAACACACGGTTCTCGTCCTAGAGGATAGGATTATCGTGACCACTGGGGGTGACGAGGGGGAGGCTTAG
- a CDS encoding vWA domain-containing protein: protein MPRIGAAPTRALMLVVETDRDAIVPQGARVGFVAEIYGRRAERAPTFLIVLLDVSPSMKKEGKIIRAKEGVMEAMKTLKPTDHFAVIAFCRTAKLVGSTIYGDSLEDIKRKVDEVKHCTFTNIGRALEEALNLIEALNKRYGAIYTYRILLLTDGMPTWGPKKPEHFSKIIERARKLGAPIIAIGIGREYNEKLLFHLAKETGGVFEHVTSAEEIRRVLEEYAAKGTKVVAKDVKLEIELYGNVDLEVYGFRYERKGSKAIVHVGDISEGEQVTVAGMLIVFPMAAAPGAKMRAARFRVSYYEPMGGERMTAWIDLTLRVVESEEQIKVDEVVAAKVNALSAAQKIVEAAMDGRAEELLEATARLAEETARIGDMELYSETMRIKEMLEARADEAVKEALSLASKIVKRTVKEEEVEERGAEGGQT from the coding sequence TTGCCGCGAATTGGAGCAGCGCCTACGCGGGCGTTGATGCTTGTTGTCGAGACGGATAGGGATGCTATTGTACCTCAGGGTGCGCGTGTAGGGTTTGTAGCGGAGATATACGGCAGGAGGGCTGAGAGAGCCCCCACGTTCCTCATTGTACTCCTTGACGTGAGTCCTTCGATGAAGAAAGAGGGTAAGATCATACGTGCAAAGGAAGGCGTAATGGAGGCTATGAAGACGTTGAAGCCTACCGACCATTTCGCTGTGATAGCGTTCTGTAGGACTGCAAAGCTCGTTGGCTCCACGATTTACGGTGATAGTCTAGAGGATATCAAGAGGAAGGTTGATGAGGTGAAGCACTGTACGTTTACAAACATCGGTCGTGCGCTCGAGGAGGCTCTCAACCTAATTGAGGCTCTCAATAAGCGCTATGGAGCGATATACACCTACAGAATCCTTCTTCTGACTGATGGCATGCCTACATGGGGGCCTAAGAAGCCGGAGCATTTCAGTAAGATCATCGAGAGGGCGCGCAAGCTAGGTGCACCTATAATTGCAATAGGTATCGGTCGCGAGTATAATGAGAAGCTTCTCTTCCACTTGGCCAAGGAGACTGGAGGCGTGTTCGAACATGTTACCTCGGCTGAGGAGATACGCAGAGTTCTCGAAGAGTATGCGGCCAAAGGGACGAAAGTTGTTGCTAAGGACGTGAAGCTAGAAATAGAGTTGTATGGTAACGTGGATCTGGAGGTTTATGGTTTCCGGTATGAGAGGAAAGGCTCCAAGGCCATAGTGCACGTTGGTGACATAAGCGAAGGCGAGCAGGTTACGGTGGCGGGCATGCTCATAGTGTTCCCGATGGCAGCCGCGCCGGGTGCGAAGATGCGAGCGGCGAGGTTCAGAGTGAGTTACTATGAGCCTATGGGAGGTGAGAGAATGACTGCGTGGATCGACCTAACCTTGCGTGTTGTCGAGAGTGAAGAGCAGATTAAAGTGGATGAGGTTGTCGCTGCAAAAGTGAATGCTCTAAGTGCCGCGCAGAAGATAGTGGAGGCTGCAATGGATGGCCGTGCTGAAGAACTCCTAGAGGCTACTGCTAGGCTTGCCGAGGAGACGGCGAGAATAGGCGATATGGAACTATACAGTGAGACTATGCGTATCAAGGAGATGCTAGAGGCGAGGGCTGATGAAGCGGTTAAAGAGGCGCTCAGCCTAGCAAGCAAGATTGTAAAGCGTACAGTGAAGGAAGAGGAAGTGGAGGAGAGGGGAGCAGAGGGCGGTCAGACGTGA